From a region of the Phycisphaerae bacterium genome:
- a CDS encoding metallophosphoesterase → MAHYHQASSCLPTRLPACAMLLVVLVLGTLCSADAHRFVIVSDLHPTHAIIDQLDRLTREVLEIRPAFVVQLGDVGNDSFPGESVWQMKVIDAAFRRWREAGIEIHVAVGNHDVPADKPGVAVLKRNWFASQLPPYPMNAQLDADKHPEIWKRYCLEGKHYYAFTWRGVHFVIMDSENITDHQLAWLEAVLCRHEGNPSRYPTLVFAHDPHVMTGDRGHISRPLYRILEKCPDGHCVQAVFGGDFHYAQYWPPEENLGAHVYAVPASVLNFAIHHPQEPAYTEYIIATVTEDEIAFEPKPIGRGVNIFKDRVSYHPIARRRAD, encoded by the coding sequence ATGGCTCACTATCATCAAGCATCCTCCTGTCTGCCGACCCGATTGCCGGCATGTGCGATGCTTCTCGTCGTGCTTGTCCTAGGCACTCTCTGCTCAGCAGACGCGCACCGGTTTGTGATCGTGTCCGACCTGCACCCCACGCATGCAATCATCGACCAACTAGATCGACTGACCCGGGAGGTGCTGGAGATCCGCCCGGCCTTCGTGGTGCAGCTCGGCGATGTGGGCAACGACAGCTTTCCCGGCGAGAGCGTATGGCAGATGAAGGTCATCGACGCCGCGTTCAGGAGGTGGCGCGAGGCCGGCATCGAGATCCACGTTGCGGTCGGCAATCATGACGTGCCCGCCGACAAGCCTGGCGTTGCGGTGCTCAAGAGGAACTGGTTTGCCTCTCAGCTTCCACCCTATCCCATGAACGCACAACTGGATGCCGACAAACATCCCGAGATCTGGAAGCGCTACTGCCTCGAAGGCAAGCACTACTACGCTTTCACCTGGCGCGGCGTGCATTTCGTGATCATGGACTCGGAAAACATCACCGATCACCAGTTGGCCTGGCTGGAAGCGGTACTCTGCCGTCATGAAGGGAATCCGTCGCGGTATCCGACACTGGTCTTTGCGCATGATCCGCATGTCATGACCGGTGATCGAGGGCACATCAGCCGGCCGCTGTACCGCATACTGGAGAAATGTCCGGATGGTCACTGCGTCCAAGCCGTGTTCGGCGGCGACTTTCACTACGCGCAGTATTGGCCCCCCGAAGAGAATCTAGGCGCGCACGTTTATGCGGTTCCAGCCTCGGTGCTCAACTTCGCCATTCATCATCCCCAGGAACCGGCGTACACGGAGTACATCATCGCGACGGTGACCGAAGATGAGATTGCTTTCGAGCCGAAACCCATCGGGCGTGGTGTCAACATATTCAAGGACAGGGTGTCTTATCATCCGATCGCGCGCCGCCGTGCCGATTGA
- the rsgA gene encoding ribosome small subunit-dependent GTPase A, giving the protein MGGESSGKGRRLRRVDFRRNRQTPARRKRWEIPTDDDQGTEVFSREAVKAKGDLSRKRTVVEIDQDQSRGEGSWLKGIAVAVRGQFVDVDVDGRIWPCTVRRVLRTLLIRNRSPVVVGDEVAISIVADEAGVVNEGVIEHVYPRRTALSRCDGKKTHMIAANVDQVLVITSIREPMIKPHLIDRYLVAAHAGNLPAAICVNKVDLDPDPEDETAEVLTRYRRLGYAAVATSAVEGTGLDELRSLLTGKVTLLAGQSGVGKSSLINALEPGLNLKTAPVSLASEKGRHTTTTAVRLKLSFGGAVVDTPGIRALDVAMVPINELEMHFVEFVDRIANCKFPNCVHIHEEGCEIKAAVKSGEIDESRYASYVELFYELSDVKRAGYE; this is encoded by the coding sequence GTGGGCGGAGAGTCGTCAGGCAAAGGTCGAAGACTGCGGCGGGTCGACTTTCGACGAAATCGACAGACACCCGCGCGCCGCAAGCGCTGGGAAATACCCACGGACGATGACCAAGGAACAGAAGTTTTCAGTCGGGAGGCAGTCAAGGCCAAGGGCGACCTGTCCAGAAAGCGGACGGTTGTCGAGATCGACCAGGATCAGAGTCGCGGCGAGGGCAGTTGGCTTAAGGGAATCGCAGTCGCGGTTCGCGGGCAGTTCGTCGACGTGGATGTCGATGGCCGAATCTGGCCGTGCACCGTTCGCCGCGTCCTGCGGACGCTGCTGATCCGGAACCGAAGCCCCGTGGTGGTCGGCGACGAGGTGGCCATCTCTATCGTGGCCGACGAGGCGGGGGTGGTGAACGAAGGCGTGATCGAACACGTGTACCCGCGTCGAACGGCCCTGAGCCGGTGCGACGGCAAGAAAACCCATATGATCGCCGCCAACGTCGATCAGGTTCTGGTGATCACCTCGATTCGCGAGCCGATGATCAAACCGCACCTGATCGACCGCTATCTGGTGGCGGCGCACGCGGGCAACCTCCCTGCGGCCATCTGTGTAAACAAGGTAGACCTCGACCCCGATCCCGAAGACGAGACTGCGGAAGTGCTGACCCGTTATCGAAGGTTGGGTTATGCCGCCGTAGCCACAAGCGCCGTCGAAGGTACGGGCCTGGACGAGTTGCGTTCGCTATTGACGGGAAAGGTGACCCTTCTGGCGGGTCAGAGCGGCGTCGGCAAGAGTTCACTGATCAATGCGCTCGAACCGGGTCTCAACCTCAAGACAGCTCCCGTTTCGCTCGCCAGCGAGAAGGGACGCCACACGACCACAACCGCAGTGCGGCTCAAGCTCAGCTTCGGCGGCGCGGTGGTTGACACGCCGGGTATCAGGGCCTTGGACGTGGCCATGGTGCCGATCAACGAACTCGAAATGCACTTCGTCGAATTCGTCGATCGTATCGCCAACTGCAAGTTCCCCAACTGCGTCCACATTCACGAGGAGGGGTGCGAGATCAAGGCCGCTGTGAAAAGCGGCGAGATCGACGAGTCCCGCTATGCCAGTTATGTCGAGCTGTTCTACGAACTCAGCGATGTTAAGCGGGCCGGATACGAATAG
- a CDS encoding arylsulfatase yields the protein MRLLIPFLALAICASTVVGAQTPNIIYVMADDMGYGDLGCYGQKLIRTPNIDQLAAEGMRFTQFYSGCTVCAPARCCLMTGLHTGHAWVRDNKSSILERVPLRPEDFTVAELLKKAGYSTGVVGKWGLGEPETTGVPNKQGFDYWFGYLNQAHAHSYYPDYLWRNEEKYTLEGNVNGQGKQYSHDLFTQEALSFVERNKDKPFFLYLAYTIPHGKLEVPSDAPYSDRDWPQPCKNYAAMITRQDADIGKLMKLLKDLKLDDRTLVFFCSDNGAPDGGGTLRHFSSNGPLRGTKGQLYEGGIRVPMIARWPGKIKAGAVSDQVWAMWDFLPTAAEVAGISPPKNIDGISMLPALLSESQKQHDFMYWEFNQANLVQAVRMGDWKAIKHNSGKIELYNLKSDVGETNNIAAEHPEILARIEDYLKTARTESEYWPTR from the coding sequence ATGCGACTCCTGATCCCGTTCCTGGCTCTTGCGATTTGCGCGTCCACGGTTGTCGGAGCTCAAACACCGAACATCATCTATGTCATGGCCGACGACATGGGCTACGGCGACCTTGGCTGTTACGGCCAGAAGCTCATCAGGACGCCCAACATCGACCAACTGGCGGCAGAAGGGATGCGATTCACCCAGTTCTATTCCGGCTGCACCGTATGCGCCCCGGCTCGTTGCTGTCTGATGACCGGCCTGCACACCGGACATGCGTGGGTGCGCGATAACAAGAGTTCGATCCTCGAGCGCGTGCCCCTGCGTCCGGAGGACTTCACCGTCGCCGAACTGCTGAAAAAGGCCGGCTATTCGACCGGTGTCGTCGGCAAGTGGGGCCTCGGTGAACCCGAGACGACCGGCGTGCCCAACAAGCAAGGGTTCGATTATTGGTTCGGTTATCTGAACCAGGCGCATGCGCACAGCTACTATCCCGATTACCTGTGGAGGAACGAGGAGAAATACACGCTGGAGGGTAACGTCAACGGCCAGGGCAAGCAGTACTCTCACGACTTGTTCACGCAGGAAGCCCTGTCCTTCGTCGAACGCAACAAGGACAAACCTTTCTTCCTTTATCTGGCCTACACGATTCCCCACGGCAAGCTCGAGGTCCCGAGCGATGCGCCGTACTCAGACAGGGACTGGCCGCAACCGTGCAAGAACTACGCGGCCATGATCACGCGCCAGGACGCCGACATCGGCAAGCTGATGAAACTGCTCAAAGACCTGAAGCTGGACGACAGGACGCTGGTCTTTTTCTGTAGCGATAACGGCGCGCCAGACGGCGGCGGCACGCTCAGGCATTTCAGCAGCAATGGTCCGCTGCGTGGAACAAAAGGGCAGTTGTATGAAGGCGGCATTCGCGTGCCGATGATTGCCCGCTGGCCGGGAAAGATCAAAGCCGGCGCGGTCAGCGACCAGGTCTGGGCAATGTGGGATTTCTTGCCCACCGCGGCCGAGGTCGCCGGAATCTCGCCGCCGAAGAACATCGACGGGATTTCAATGCTTCCGGCCCTGTTGAGCGAGTCGCAGAAGCAGCACGACTTCATGTACTGGGAGTTCAATCAGGCCAACCTGGTCCAGGCCGTCCGAATGGGCGACTGGAAGGCGATCAAGCACAATAGCGGAAAGATCGAACTCTATAACCTCAAGAGCGACGTCGGCGAAACGAACAACATCGCGGCGGAACACCCGGAGATTCTGGCCCGCATCGAGGATTATCTGAAAACTGCCAGAACCGAATCGGAGTACTGGCCCACCCGTTGA
- a CDS encoding bifunctional methionine sulfoxide reductase B/A protein, translated as MISRSGYDIRPLTHERIQELAKGLEPAERRVLLEKGTEAPFCGHLLNNKEKGTYVCRLCGLPLYSSDSKFESGTGWPSFYRPFDPDHIRHQRDISHGMVRTETLCARCGSHLGHVFEDGPPPTGLRHCLNSVSLRFYPAGKELPPESRPLKLETAYFAGGCFWGIEDRFQQVPGVADAVSGYQGGKAVNPTYKQVCSGRTGHAETVRVTFDPAQVTYRQLLEWFFKFHDPTQLNRQGPDVGSQYRSAIFAADDEQLKQAKAFIEEQAAKDRFRGKRIATTIEPAGPFYEAEEYHQDYHAKHGGSCPLFQ; from the coding sequence ATGATCTCACGAAGCGGTTATGACATTCGGCCGTTGACCCATGAAAGAATCCAGGAACTTGCGAAGGGTCTCGAACCAGCAGAGCGGCGGGTTTTGCTCGAAAAAGGTACCGAGGCGCCGTTTTGCGGACACTTATTGAACAACAAGGAAAAAGGCACGTACGTGTGCCGACTGTGCGGCCTGCCGTTGTATTCGTCCGACAGCAAGTTCGAATCCGGCACCGGCTGGCCGAGCTTCTATCGGCCGTTCGACCCGGATCATATTCGACATCAGCGAGACATCAGCCACGGCATGGTCCGCACGGAGACGCTCTGCGCCAGATGCGGCTCGCACCTCGGGCACGTTTTCGAGGATGGTCCCCCGCCTACGGGACTTCGCCATTGTCTGAATTCCGTCTCGCTGAGGTTTTATCCTGCCGGTAAGGAGCTTCCGCCGGAATCGCGTCCGCTCAAGCTTGAGACAGCCTACTTCGCGGGCGGCTGTTTCTGGGGAATTGAAGACCGGTTCCAGCAGGTGCCCGGCGTCGCCGATGCCGTCTCGGGATATCAGGGCGGCAAGGCAGTCAACCCAACGTACAAGCAGGTGTGCTCCGGCCGCACGGGTCATGCCGAGACCGTCCGCGTCACTTTTGACCCGGCACAGGTGACCTATCGGCAGCTCCTCGAATGGTTCTTCAAGTTCCACGACCCCACGCAGCTCAACCGCCAGGGCCCGGACGTCGGTTCGCAGTATCGCTCCGCGATTTTCGCCGCCGATGACGAGCAGCTCAAGCAAGCCAAGGCGTTTATCGAGGAGCAGGCTGCCAAGGACCGGTTTCGTGGGAAGAGAATCGCTACCACCATCGAGCCGGCTGGTCCTTTTTACGAGGCCGAAGAGTATCATCAGGATTACCACGCCAAGCACGGGGGCTCCTGCCCCCTGTTTCAATGA
- the pyrF gene encoding orotidine-5'-phosphate decarboxylase: MAENFADRLLKAIKAKGSPTCIGIDPVYSKLPAEISENKELNDATDSEVALDAILEYCRRLVRIVSPLVAAVKINIAFFERYYADGVDAYFDLVQEADRAGLIVIGDCKRGDIGSTAEMYAAAMLAEPDFANLEDLTGPDAITVSPYFGLDGLQPFINVAREEQKGVFVLVRTSNPSAAELQTARLESGMTVAEFVARQVESWASDPTLVGECGYSAIGAVVGATARDEIATFRAMMPHCIFLVPGFGAQGGTASDIGACFKPDGTGALVTASRSVIYAYDDMKYLERFTSEWEKCIEQACKDFVAEVRNVVPR, encoded by the coding sequence GTGGCAGAGAACTTTGCCGACCGTCTTTTGAAGGCCATCAAGGCCAAGGGCAGCCCCACCTGTATTGGGATCGATCCGGTCTATTCCAAGCTCCCGGCCGAGATCTCGGAAAACAAGGAGCTTAACGACGCCACCGACTCGGAGGTAGCCCTGGATGCGATTCTGGAGTACTGCCGGCGGTTGGTGAGAATCGTCAGCCCGCTGGTGGCTGCGGTGAAGATCAATATCGCCTTTTTTGAGCGATACTATGCTGACGGCGTGGATGCGTATTTCGATTTGGTCCAGGAGGCGGATCGAGCCGGCCTTATCGTGATTGGCGACTGCAAACGCGGAGACATCGGCTCGACCGCCGAGATGTATGCCGCCGCCATGCTGGCCGAACCCGATTTCGCCAACCTTGAAGACCTGACCGGGCCGGACGCCATCACAGTCAGCCCCTATTTCGGCCTCGACGGGCTCCAGCCGTTCATCAACGTAGCCCGCGAGGAGCAAAAAGGGGTCTTTGTGCTGGTTCGGACGAGCAACCCATCGGCTGCCGAGTTGCAGACTGCCAGGCTCGAAAGCGGCATGACCGTGGCCGAGTTTGTCGCCCGGCAAGTCGAGAGTTGGGCTTCCGATCCGACTCTGGTAGGTGAATGCGGCTACAGTGCAATCGGTGCGGTTGTTGGCGCGACGGCCCGGGACGAAATCGCGACGTTTCGAGCCATGATGCCGCATTGCATCTTCCTGGTTCCCGGATTCGGCGCTCAGGGCGGCACCGCCTCTGATATCGGTGCCTGCTTCAAACCGGATGGCACGGGGGCTCTGGTGACCGCCTCCCGAAGCGTTATCTATGCCTACGACGACATGAAATACCTTGAGCGATTCACCTCCGAATGGGAAAAATGCATCGAGCAGGCCTGCAAGGACTTCGTCGCCGAGGTGCGCAACGTAGTGCCGAGGTAA